One genomic window of Chiloscyllium punctatum isolate Juve2018m chromosome 21, sChiPun1.3, whole genome shotgun sequence includes the following:
- the LOC140492643 gene encoding probable G-protein coupled receptor 148: MNESGNSTINGEHLIKIRVFASVTSFVLLAFFNLVIDYTILSEDRLRSQARFVLLFHLLVSGLIYFGLSSTFYLLIYLEVAMSASCCLILLMFLMMSGSTILLTLTVMAVDRYLAICHPLKYSSFCTPCKIWILSSMTWVVSAVIPLILVSQHMRKEPSQMFTSCSISNFRSSDSMKHTSKILLICICTVLILFSYYKILVEGKRIGVLNRRNKRARSTILMHGVQLAVYIIPTFINFILQQVAHARKLDESTKTLFEVLNFAFFSLAQCISPVIYGLRKEELWELTSHKFPCFLWDFKGTLELVRTTLLLPTKSSSPASVQTCPEVLTLVSEETTGKCIE, from the coding sequence ATGAATGAATCGGGGAACAGCACTATCAATGGGGAGCACCTGATCAAAATCAGGGTCTTTGCTTCTGTCACCTCCTTTGTTTTGCTGGCTTTCTTCAATCTCGTAATTGATTACACCATTCTGAGTGAGGACCGTCTGCGATCTCAAGCTAGGTTTgttttgctgttccatcttttgGTATCCGGTCTGATCTACTTTGGTCTGAGCAGCACTTTCTATCTCCTCATTTACCTGGAGGTAGCCATGTCAGCCTCGTGTTGCCTGATCCTCCTGATGTTCCTGATGATGAGCGGTTCTACCATCCTCCTGACCCTGACTGTGATGGCGGTTGACCGATACTTGGCCATCTGTCACCCGCTCAAGTACAGCTCCTTCTGCACCCCATGTAAAATCTGGATTCTTAGCAGCATGACCTGGGTGGTCTCAGCTGTCATCCCTCTCATCCTGGTCTCCCAGCATATGAGGAAAGAACCCAGCCAAATGTTCACGAGCTGCTCAATCTCCAACTTTCGTTCCAGCGACAGCATGAAACACACTTCTAAAATCCTGCTGATCTGTATCTGTACAGTCCTTATTCTCTTCAGCTACTACAAAATTCTGGTGGAAGGTAAACGTATTGGTGTGCTGAACCGGCGCAATAAGAGGGCACGGAGCACCATCTTAATGCATGGGGTGCAGCTGGCAGTCTACATAATCCCAACATTCATCAACTTCATTTTGCAACAAGTGGCTCATGCCAGGAAGCTTGATGAGAGCACCAAGACTCTTTTTGAGGTACTGAACTTTGCCTTCTTCAGCCTGGCACAGTGCATCAGCCCTGTTATCTACGGCCTGCGCAAAGAGGAGTTGTGGGAACTCACTTCGCACAAGTTCCCATGCTTCCTTTGGGACTTCAAGGGGACTCTGGAGTTGGTGCGGACGACTCTGCTCCTGCCCACAAAATCGAGCTCTCCAGCTTCAGTCCAGACTTGTCCTGAGGTGCTAACTCTGGTGAGTGAGGAGACCACAGGAAAATGCATCGAGTAG